A section of the Cygnus olor isolate bCygOlo1 chromosome 14, bCygOlo1.pri.v2, whole genome shotgun sequence genome encodes:
- the RAD50 gene encoding DNA repair protein RAD50: protein MARIEKMSILGVRSFGIEDKDKQIITFLNPMTILVGPNGAGKTTIIECLKYVSTGDFPPGTKGNSFVHDPKVAHETDVRAQIRLQFRDVNGELLAVQRSMVCTQKNKKTEFKTLEGVITRTKHGEKVSLSSKCAEIDREMISALGVSKSVLNNVVFCHQEDSNWPLSEGKALKQKFDEIFSATRYIKALETLRQVRLKQSLKVKECQTELKYLKQNKEKAQEIQDHLNNREAQLSASKENVKSIESQLDPLKCSLAAVEKNLMKVMLLDNDVKALESRRRQMDKDNRDLQQKMEKVFQGTDEQLRDRYQNHQRTVKEKEKRLSDCKRELDRAIKECQRFNSEKSELLVERGRLQLQADRHQDHIKMRDSLIQSLAAQLELDGFELSPLNERQITSFHRLLKERQARDTETANHLMREFAQKEVMKQKQIDEIRDKKTGLERTIDLKSDIQNKRQVELKNVKHELQQLEGSSGRIVELDQEIVKTEHELEKAERNSNVEALELEVQTLQNEKINLDKVLRKLDQEMEQLNLHTTTITQMEMLKKDKADKEEQIRKVKSRHSEELTLLLGYFPNKKQLEDWLHGKNREINETRDRHAKLNKQLASAEQQKNFISAELRKKEEQLSSYEAKLFDVCGSQDFDSNLNKLQDEIEKSSKQRAVLAGATAVYSQFITQLTEENQSCCPVCQRVFQTEAELQDVISDLQSKLRLAPDKLKSTESELKRREKKRDEMMGLKPIRQTVVELQERDIPDLRNKLQTVNRDFARLKGEIEEQETLLHTVLSEKEGANACLQDITLMERYQADIRDVERKIAQQEAKLLGVDLSRTVLQVSQEKQEKKHLWDTVTSKIELNQKIKQDQQNQIQQLKSTVNELRAEKLQISSSMQRRQQLEEQIVELTTEVQSLYREIKEAKEQVFPLHETLEKLQQDKEDLINKRTATNKETQEKINSIKEKVKDINKYMKEIESYVQEGKEDYKKQKESELDEVNSQLVACEKQKEKITKEMEIIRQDIDTQKIQERWLEDNLTLRKRNEELKEVEDNINRLMKEMGEMKVPQMKNEQKQLEEKIEALKRNHHVALGRQRGFEEEIVRFKKELRESQFKDAEEKYREMMIVMRTTELVNRDLDTYYKALDKAIMTFHSMKMEEINKIIRDLWRNTYRGQDIEYIEIRSDADENVSAADKRRSYNYRVVMIKGDTALDMRGRCSAGQKVLASLIIRLALAETFCLNCGILALDEPTTNLDRENIESLAHALVEIIKSRTKQRNFQLLVITHDEDFVELLGRSEYVETFYRIRKNDDQCSEIMKCSVSSLGSYVH from the exons atggCAAGGATTGAGAAAATGAGTATCCTCGGGGTGAGGAGTTTTGGCATAGAGGATAAAGACAAACAGATTATCACTTTCCTTAATCCAATGACTATTTTGGTGGGACCAAATGGTGCAGGAAAAACG actATCATTGAGTGCCTCAAATATGTATCTACTGGAGATTTTCCCCCTGGCACCAAAGGAAATTCATTTGTTCACGATCCAAAG GTTGCCCATGAAACTGATGTTAGAGCTCAGATTCGATTACAGTTTCGAGATGTTAATGGAGAGCTTTTAGCTGTCCAACGATCCATGGTTTGTacccagaaaaacaagaaaacagaatttaaaacacTTGAAGGGGTCATTACTAGAACAAA GCATGGCGAGAAGGTCAGTCTCAGTTCCAAGTGTGCAGAAATTGATCGAGAGATGATCAGTGCCCTTGGTGTTTCCAAATCCGTGCTCAACAATGTTGTTTTCTGCCACCAAGAAGATTCCAACTGGCCATTAAGCGAAGGGAAGGCcctgaaacaaaaatttgaTGAGATCTTCTCAGCAACAAG gtatatTAAAGCACTGGAAACTCTCCGTCAGGTACGGCTGAAACAAAGCCTAAAAGTAAAAGAGTGTCAGACAGAACTGAAGTACctaaaacagaataaagaaaaagcacaggaaatCCAGGACCATCTTAACAATAGGGAAGCTCAGCTGTCTGCTTCTAAAGAGAATGTAAAATCTATCGAGAGTCAGCTGGATCCTTTAAAG TGTTCTCTGGCAGCAGTTGAAAAGAATCTCATGAAAGTAATGTTGCTAGACAACGACGTAAAAGCtctggagagcaggaggaggcagatgGATAAAGATAACCGAGATCTGCAGCAGAAGATGGAAAAG GTTTTTCAAGGAACGGATGAACAGCTAAGGGATAGATACCAGAACCACCAGAGAACagtgaaggagaaggagaagagattATCGGACTGTAAGCGTGAATTAGATAGAGCCATTAAAGAATGCCAGAGGTTTAATAGTGAAAAGTCAGAATTACTCGTTGAACGAG gTCGTCTACAACTGCAAGCAGATCGTCACCAAGATCACATCAAAATGAGGGATTCATTAATTCAGTCTTTGGCAGCACAACTAGAATTAGATGGTTTTGAGCTATCGCCTCTTAATGAAAGACAGATTACCAGTTTTCACAGGTTATTGAAGGAGAGACAAGCGAGAGATACAGAAACTGCAAATCACTTAATG AGAGAATTTGCACAAAAAGAAgtgatgaaacaaaaacagatagaTGAAATAAGAGATAAGAAAACTGGATTAGAAAGAACCATTGATCTGAAATCAGACATCCAAAACAAGAGACAAGTGGAACTGAAGAATGTAAAACATGAATTGCAGCAGTTGGAGGGGTCATCAGGCAGAATTGTGGAGTTGGATCAGGAGATTGTCAAGACA gAACATGAActggagaaggctgagaggaACAGCAATGTAGAAGCACTTGAACTGGAAGTGCAAACtctgcaaaatgagaaaataaacctGGACAAAGTTCTTCGGAAGTTGGATCAAGAGATGGAACAGTTGAACCTACATACCACAACAATTACCCAAATGGAGATGCTGAAGAAGgacaaa GCAGACAAAGAGGAACAGattagaaaagtaaaatcaagACATTCTGAAGAACTGACATTACTGCTGGGatactttccaaataaaaaacaacttgaaGACTGGCTTCATGGCAAAAATAGAGAGATCAATGAAACTAGGGACAGACATGCCAAGCTTAa CAAACAACTGGCGTCagcagaacaacagaaaaattttATCAGTGctgaactaagaaaaaaagaagaacagttGTCTAGCTATGAAGCAAAACTTTTTGATGTTTGTGGAAGCCAAGATTTTGACAGTAACCTGAACAAACTTCAAGATGAAATTGAAAAAAGTTCAAAACAGCGAG CTGTGCTTGCTGGAGCCACAGCAGTTTATTCACAGTTCATTACACAACTGACAGAAGAGAATCAGTCGTGTTGTCCAGTTTGTCAAAGAGTTTTTCAAACAGAGGCTGAACTGCAAGATGTAATTAGTGATCTTCAGTCTAAGTTGCGTCTTGCTCCAGACAAATTGAAGTCAACAGAGTCTGAGcttaaaagaagagagaaaaaacgCGATGAAATGATGGGTCTTAAACCAATTAG GCAAACTGTAGTGGAACTCCAAGAAAGGGACATACCAGACTTGAGGAACAAGTTGCAGACTGTAAACAGGGATTTTGCACGCCTGAAGGGTGAGATAGAAGAGCAGGAAACACTCTTGCACACAGTTTTGTCTGAGAAGGAAGGCGCTAATGCATGTTTACAGGACATAACACTAATGGAAAGGTACCAG GCTGATATTAGGgatgttgaaagaaaaattgctcaGCAGGAGGCTAAGTTGCTAGGGGTTGATTTAAGTAGAACCGTTCTACAAGTAagccaagaaaaacaagagaagaaacaCTTATGGGATACAG TTACTAGTAAAATTGAGTTAAATCAAAAAATCAAGCAAGACCAGCAAAATCAGATTCAGCAGCTTAAGAGTACAGTTAATGAACTTAGAGCAGAGAAACTTCAGATTTCCAGCAGCATGCAGCGTCGTCAACAACTGGAGGAACAAATAGTGGAATTAACCACTGAGGTTCAGTCCTTATATAGAGAGATTAAG GAAGCAAAAGAACAGGTATTTCCACTACACGAAACTTTAGAAAAACTGCAGCAAGACAAGGAGGATCTAATTAATAAAAGGACTGCAACTAATAAAGAAACACAAGAGAAG ATAAATAGCATAAAAGAGAAAGTTAAAGATATAAACAAGTACATGAAAGAAATCGAAAGCTATGTtcaagaaggaaaggaagactACAAGAAG caaaAGGAGTCTGAACTTGATGAAGTAAACTCTCAATTAGTTGCCtgtgagaaacagaaggaaaagataacTAAAGAGATGGAAATTATTCGACAAGATATTGACACTCAAAAG ATACAGGAAAGGTGGCTGGAGGATAATCTTACTTTGAGGAAGCGGAATGAAGAGTTAAAAGAAGTTGAAGACAATATAAATAGACTTATGAAGGAGATGGGAGAAATGAAAGTCCCGCAGATGAAAAA TGAACAAAAACAGTTAGAGGAGAAAATAGAAGCTCTGAAAAGAAACCATCATGTTGCGCTTGGCCGACAGCGTGGATTTGAGGAAGAGATTGTTCGGTTTAAAAAGGAACTTCGAGAGTCACAATTCAaagatgcagaggaaaaatacaggGAGATGATGATTGTTATGAGAACAACGGAGCTAGTGAACAGAGATTTGGACACTTATTACAAGGCTCTTGATAA agcaATAATGACATTTCATAGCATGAAGATGGAAGAAATCAACAAAATAATACGTGACCTTTGGAGAAATACCTACAGAGGACAAG ataTTGAATATATAGAAATTCGCTCTGATGCAGATGAGAATGTTTCAGCAGCTGATAAAAGAAGAAGTTACAATTACAGAGTAGTAATGATAAAGGGAGATACAGCACTGGATATGAGAGGAAGATGTAGTGCTGGGCAAAAG GTGCTTGCTTCTCTTATTATTCGTCTGGCTCTAGCAGAAACGTTCTGTCTCAACTGTGGCATATTGGCACTAGATGAGCCTACTACCAATCTTGATCGAGAAAACATTGAGTCTCTTGCCCATGCCCTCGTGGA